One region of Qipengyuania sp. SS22 genomic DNA includes:
- a CDS encoding calcium/sodium antiporter, with translation MTTALLLVAAGLVALVLGGDLLVRGAVALAEKAGVSALVIGVVIVGLGTSTPELVTSIEAALAGAPAIAWGNIAGSNIANSLLILGTAALVTPIAIASPNRWRDPLVAVGASAIMLVLVASGAGSAPVGLALLACLAGYIAYCYREERLAQPASVHNAPFDRAQALELTDTHLHDLRNGWTKPILLILFGLAVLIGGGRMLVIGAIDLARMAGLTEALIGLTIVAIGTSLPELVTSVIAARKGETEVAFGNVVGSNIYNLLGIGGATMLFAPGAIPADLLPVDLGVVLASAVIILGFTLLRGISRIPALALLAGYAAYLAHLVSNA, from the coding sequence ATGACGACCGCGCTGCTGCTTGTCGCGGCGGGTCTCGTTGCGCTGGTCCTCGGCGGCGACCTGCTCGTGCGCGGCGCAGTGGCGCTGGCCGAGAAGGCCGGGGTCAGCGCCCTCGTAATCGGGGTCGTCATCGTCGGTCTCGGCACATCCACGCCCGAGCTGGTGACCAGCATCGAAGCCGCACTGGCCGGCGCCCCGGCGATCGCCTGGGGAAATATCGCCGGTTCGAATATCGCCAACAGCCTGCTGATCCTCGGCACGGCCGCGCTGGTCACCCCGATAGCGATCGCCTCGCCCAATCGCTGGCGGGATCCGCTTGTCGCCGTGGGGGCCAGCGCGATCATGCTGGTCCTCGTGGCGAGCGGTGCGGGATCGGCACCGGTAGGCCTCGCGCTGCTTGCCTGCCTCGCGGGCTACATCGCCTATTGCTACCGCGAAGAACGCCTCGCGCAGCCGGCCAGCGTGCACAATGCGCCATTCGACCGGGCGCAGGCCCTCGAACTCACCGACACGCATCTGCACGACCTGCGCAATGGCTGGACCAAACCCATCCTGCTGATTCTGTTTGGCCTTGCGGTCCTGATAGGCGGCGGGCGTATGCTGGTTATCGGGGCGATCGACCTTGCCCGGATGGCGGGGCTGACCGAGGCGCTGATCGGCCTCACGATCGTGGCGATCGGCACTTCGCTGCCCGAACTTGTCACCTCGGTGATCGCCGCGCGGAAGGGCGAGACCGAAGTCGCTTTCGGCAATGTCGTGGGATCGAATATCTACAATTTGCTGGGTATCGGCGGAGCGACCATGCTGTTCGCACCCGGCGCGATCCCCGCCGACCTGCTTCCCGTCGACCTCGGCGTGGTGCTCGCCAGCGCCGTGATCATCCTCGGCTTCACGCTACTGCGCGGCATTTCGCGCATCCCCGCGCTGGCTCTGCTGGCCGGTTACGCGGCCTATCTCGCCCACCTCGTTTCTAATGCATGA
- a CDS encoding carbonic anhydrase — MMSRRNVLAGAASAGGAMAAGVGTAAAQAPARLVPVVDGKTALSPDEALDLLIEGNRNFLNDVPTSAPVGRKRRLEIAQGQAPFAAYVTCSDSRVSPEILFGRGLGELFIIRNAGNTVDTVALGSIEYAVAELGVPLIVVMGHESCGAVKAAKAVVDDNATFPGSIGRMIEPIIPAVLEARGREGDMLDHAIRNNVSRVVHRLRTTTDPLLLDPQKTGKLKVVGAHYNLGTGAVDFFDR, encoded by the coding sequence ATGATGTCACGACGCAATGTTCTCGCCGGTGCGGCTTCCGCCGGGGGTGCCATGGCCGCCGGAGTCGGCACGGCCGCGGCGCAGGCTCCCGCACGGCTCGTCCCTGTGGTCGACGGCAAGACCGCTCTGTCGCCCGACGAAGCGCTCGACCTCCTGATCGAGGGCAATCGCAACTTTCTCAACGACGTCCCCACCTCTGCACCGGTGGGACGCAAGCGCCGGCTCGAGATCGCGCAGGGCCAGGCCCCGTTTGCTGCCTATGTCACCTGTTCAGACAGCCGCGTTTCGCCCGAGATCCTCTTCGGTCGCGGCCTGGGCGAGCTGTTCATCATCCGCAATGCGGGCAACACGGTCGACACCGTCGCGCTGGGATCGATCGAATATGCCGTTGCCGAACTGGGCGTGCCGCTGATCGTGGTCATGGGGCATGAATCCTGCGGCGCGGTGAAAGCGGCCAAGGCCGTGGTCGACGACAATGCTACCTTCCCCGGCAGCATCGGCCGCATGATCGAACCGATCATCCCAGCCGTGCTCGAAGCTCGCGGCCGCGAAGGCGATATGCTCGACCATGCGATCCGCAACAATGTGTCGCGCGTGGTGCACCGCTTGCGCACCACCACCGACCCGCTGCTGCTCGATCCCCAAAAGACCGGCAAGCTGAAGGTCGTCGGGGCCCATTACAATCTTGGGACCGGAGCGGTCGACTTCTTCGATCGCTAG
- the hemN gene encoding oxygen-independent coproporphyrinogen III oxidase: protein MWTYYPDLLARPVPRYTSYPTAAEFGAIDAGLYRRALGEVKGDISLYIHVPFCEKICFYCGCNTAASGRRQRLETYLAALHREIELVGSLLPKSARIARIAFGGGSPNAIEPSDFGRLIDSLFAKLPVSDPTFSIELDPRTMTREWAEMIGQVGIERASLGVQTFAAQCQEAIGRVQSEDCIVQTVDWLRGAGVTSLNFDLMYGLPGQSMHDLEDSLQRTRALGADRVALFGYAHVPHIVPRQRVIDGSNLPGQRERFAMAEMGYAYFATHGYTPIGFDHFSKPDGDPLARAALDGTLRRNFQGFTDDPSDILLGLGASAISSFPQLLAQNEKNSGRYRMLSSQGHLAAERGIVRKPDDRYRAAVIERLLCQGRAQLGACLMREANETLRPFLERGLASTDGQWLTICTEGLPYARTIAAAFDVYRQPSTRQFSSAV from the coding sequence ATGTGGACATACTACCCCGATCTGCTTGCCAGGCCCGTGCCCCGTTACACGAGCTATCCCACCGCGGCCGAATTCGGCGCCATCGACGCCGGCCTGTATAGGCGAGCGCTGGGGGAGGTCAAAGGCGACATCTCACTCTACATCCATGTCCCGTTCTGCGAGAAGATCTGCTTCTATTGCGGATGCAACACCGCTGCATCGGGCCGCCGTCAGCGGCTCGAGACGTATCTTGCGGCGCTGCACCGCGAGATCGAACTGGTCGGCTCGCTCCTGCCGAAATCGGCGCGGATCGCGCGGATCGCTTTCGGCGGGGGTAGCCCCAACGCAATTGAGCCGAGCGACTTCGGGCGCTTGATCGATAGTCTGTTTGCGAAGCTGCCCGTGTCCGATCCAACCTTCTCGATCGAACTCGATCCGCGAACGATGACGCGGGAATGGGCCGAGATGATCGGGCAGGTCGGCATCGAACGCGCCAGCCTGGGGGTCCAGACCTTCGCGGCCCAGTGCCAGGAGGCGATCGGGCGCGTGCAATCCGAGGACTGCATTGTGCAGACCGTCGACTGGCTGCGCGGGGCGGGCGTGACGTCGCTCAACTTCGACCTGATGTACGGCCTGCCGGGCCAGTCTATGCATGATCTCGAAGACAGTTTGCAGCGCACTCGCGCTCTCGGCGCCGACCGGGTCGCGCTGTTCGGCTATGCCCACGTGCCGCATATCGTGCCACGGCAGCGGGTGATCGATGGCAGCAACCTGCCAGGCCAGCGCGAACGCTTTGCAATGGCCGAAATGGGATACGCGTATTTCGCCACGCATGGCTACACGCCGATCGGCTTCGACCATTTTTCCAAGCCGGACGGAGACCCGCTCGCCCGTGCGGCACTCGATGGGACTTTGCGGCGCAACTTCCAGGGTTTCACCGACGATCCCAGCGACATCCTACTCGGGTTGGGCGCCTCGGCGATCAGCAGCTTTCCGCAACTGCTCGCGCAGAACGAAAAAAACAGCGGCCGCTATCGCATGCTGAGTTCGCAGGGACACCTCGCGGCCGAGCGCGGCATCGTCCGCAAGCCCGACGACCGGTACCGCGCTGCGGTGATCGAACGTCTGCTGTGCCAGGGCCGCGCGCAGCTTGGGGCATGCCTCATGCGGGAAGCGAACGAGACGCTCCGCCCGTTTCTCGAACGAGGGTTGGCATCCACCGACGGGCAATGGCTTACCATCTGTACGGAGGGGCTGCCCTATGCACGAACGATCGCCGCGGCGTTCGACGTCTATCGTCAGCCCTCAACGAGGCAGTTCAGTTCGGCAGTGTGA
- the ccoS gene encoding cbb3-type cytochrome oxidase assembly protein CcoS has translation MSGLAFLIPIALGLGMLGLAAFFWAMKRGQFEDLDGAAQRILIDDEEDEL, from the coding sequence ATGAGCGGCCTGGCCTTTCTGATCCCGATCGCGCTGGGCCTCGGCATGCTCGGTCTCGCAGCATTCTTCTGGGCGATGAAGAGGGGGCAGTTCGAAGACCTCGATGGCGCGGCGCAGCGCATCCTGATCGACGATGAGGAAGACGAGCTGTGA
- a CDS encoding heavy metal translocating P-type ATPase, which yields MNAPLALDTQDSMPLRDSRFTVPGMRCAGCISKIERGLAKLEGVDWARVNFSAKRVAVRHDARLDERDVVEAIAAIGFEAQPVADNPMARDDREAATLMRALAVAGFGMMNIMLLSVSVWSGAEGGTRDLFHWLSAMIALPVVAYAGRPFFASAAMALRHRSTNMDVPISIGVLLATGLSLYETIAGTGHAYFDSAVMLLFFLLAGRALDATMRNRTRAGIGALLSRMGRSAMVLDESGTHRTVAAEDLERSMLMIVAAGEALAADGVIEEGETSLDNAMLTGESAPQAARVGDTVYAGAINLGNAVRVRVTDAASDTALAGIARLMDEAGQSRSHYVRIADRASRLYAPAVHSLALLAFAGWMIAGAGWYQSLVIAIAVLIITCPCAIGLAVPAAQVVASGALARKGLLVKDGSALERLAEVDTALFDKTGTLTLGEPVPELGHLTDRQAAIALALARTSRHPLSKSITSALEGRGVEAIDLSGVRETGGNGVSAVLDGIPVALTRPDTDGIRIATGLRIGDEVTNIAFDDPVRHDAKWTLDELAAAGVQSAVVSGDRAGPVSAVADDLRLEWQAELHPDAKLAHIEKLKAAGRRPLMVGDGINDGPALAAAHASIAPASASDVSQQAADAVFLGRSLRPVALAVRVARRTMRIVRQNFTFAIVYNVFAVPLALAGLVTPLIAAVAMSLSSLVVVGNSLRLARAAR from the coding sequence ATGAACGCCCCGCTCGCTCTCGATACGCAAGACAGTATGCCCTTGCGCGACAGCCGGTTCACGGTGCCGGGGATGCGCTGTGCCGGGTGCATATCGAAGATCGAGCGCGGGCTGGCGAAGCTCGAAGGTGTGGATTGGGCACGGGTGAACTTCTCCGCCAAGCGTGTCGCGGTCCGCCACGACGCTCGGCTGGATGAACGCGACGTCGTAGAAGCGATCGCCGCCATCGGGTTCGAGGCCCAGCCCGTGGCGGACAATCCGATGGCGCGCGACGACCGCGAAGCGGCGACGTTGATGCGGGCGCTCGCGGTCGCCGGGTTCGGCATGATGAACATCATGCTGCTTTCGGTCAGCGTGTGGTCGGGTGCGGAAGGGGGCACGCGCGACCTGTTCCACTGGTTGTCGGCGATGATCGCCCTGCCGGTCGTGGCCTATGCCGGAAGGCCCTTCTTCGCGAGCGCGGCGATGGCACTGCGCCACCGGAGCACCAACATGGACGTGCCGATCTCGATCGGGGTCCTGCTGGCGACGGGGCTCAGCCTCTACGAGACCATCGCGGGCACCGGCCATGCCTATTTCGACAGCGCGGTGATGCTGCTGTTCTTCCTGCTTGCCGGGCGCGCGCTCGACGCGACGATGCGCAACCGGACCCGCGCAGGAATCGGCGCCCTGCTGTCGCGCATGGGCCGCAGCGCGATGGTGCTCGATGAAAGCGGGACGCATCGCACGGTCGCTGCGGAGGATCTCGAGCGGAGCATGCTGATGATCGTCGCAGCGGGCGAGGCGCTTGCGGCCGACGGCGTGATCGAGGAAGGCGAGACGTCGCTCGACAACGCCATGCTGACCGGGGAAAGCGCGCCGCAAGCCGCGCGGGTCGGCGACACGGTCTATGCCGGGGCAATCAACCTGGGGAACGCGGTGCGCGTGCGCGTGACGGACGCCGCTTCGGATACGGCGCTCGCGGGGATCGCGCGCCTCATGGACGAGGCGGGCCAATCACGCAGTCACTACGTTCGCATCGCCGATCGTGCCTCGCGGCTTTACGCCCCCGCGGTGCATTCGCTCGCGTTGCTGGCCTTCGCCGGGTGGATGATCGCCGGGGCGGGATGGTACCAGTCGCTGGTGATCGCGATTGCCGTGCTGATCATTACCTGCCCCTGCGCGATAGGACTCGCGGTTCCCGCAGCGCAGGTCGTGGCGTCGGGGGCGCTCGCCAGGAAAGGCCTGCTGGTCAAGGATGGCAGCGCGCTCGAACGCCTTGCCGAAGTCGATACCGCGCTGTTCGACAAGACGGGAACGCTGACCTTGGGCGAGCCGGTTCCCGAGCTGGGGCATCTTACCGACCGGCAGGCGGCGATCGCTCTGGCACTTGCCCGCACCAGCCGCCATCCGCTGAGCAAGAGCATCACCAGCGCGCTCGAAGGTCGGGGCGTCGAAGCCATCGATTTGTCCGGCGTGCGAGAAACGGGAGGCAATGGTGTCTCCGCTGTTCTTGACGGCATCCCAGTCGCGCTCACGCGCCCCGATACGGACGGCATCCGGATCGCTACGGGCCTGCGGATCGGGGACGAGGTCACCAATATCGCCTTCGACGACCCCGTCCGGCACGACGCCAAGTGGACATTGGACGAGCTTGCCGCGGCCGGGGTGCAAAGCGCAGTGGTCTCTGGCGACAGAGCGGGGCCGGTGAGTGCGGTTGCCGACGACCTGAGGCTCGAATGGCAGGCCGAACTGCACCCCGATGCCAAGCTGGCGCATATCGAAAAGCTCAAAGCGGCGGGCCGCCGTCCGCTCATGGTGGGGGATGGCATCAATGACGGCCCGGCGTTGGCCGCAGCGCATGCCTCGATAGCCCCGGCCAGCGCCAGCGATGTGAGCCAGCAGGCGGCGGATGCGGTGTTTCTCGGCAGGTCACTGCGTCCCGTCGCGCTCGCAGTCCGGGTCGCTCGCCGGACCATGCGGATCGTTCGCCAGAACTTCACTTTCGCAATCGTCTACAACGTCTTTGCCGTACCGCTGGCGCTGGCAGGCCTCGTCACGCCGCTGATCGCGGCAGTGGCGATGTCGCTCAGTTCGCTGGTAGTGGTGGGCAATTCGCTCCGGCTCGCCAGGGCGGCACGATGA
- a CDS encoding FixH family protein yields MRREFTGRDMAVVMVAGFGIVVAVNFYMASLAIGGFGGVVVENSYVASQKFNGWLDEAREGGKLGYAVNMTRAGDGRLVVTTQGVPQAARVSAELRRPLGQPQDMSLQLEQVAPGSYASTETLPSGRWIARVAVTDGNNRWMDEAEVQ; encoded by the coding sequence ATGCGCCGTGAATTCACAGGCCGGGACATGGCCGTGGTCATGGTCGCTGGTTTCGGCATCGTGGTTGCCGTGAATTTCTATATGGCTTCGCTCGCCATCGGCGGTTTCGGCGGCGTGGTGGTCGAGAATTCCTATGTCGCTAGCCAGAAGTTCAACGGCTGGCTCGACGAGGCGCGCGAGGGCGGCAAGCTTGGCTACGCTGTAAACATGACCCGCGCTGGCGACGGCAGGCTGGTGGTAACGACGCAGGGCGTGCCGCAGGCGGCACGCGTCTCTGCCGAATTGCGGCGTCCGCTCGGCCAGCCGCAGGACATGTCGTTGCAGCTAGAGCAGGTGGCACCGGGTAGCTATGCCTCGACCGAGACCCTCCCCTCGGGTCGCTGGATCGCGCGCGTTGCCGTCACCGATGGCAACAATCGCTGGATGGACGAAGCGGAAGTGCAATGA
- the ccoG gene encoding cytochrome c oxidase accessory protein CcoG yields MNNPEDTSPPGERDWSVVVEDGIAKSNEPVSSAVADPAATMRRHEPHEPAREHLPERLYEPRKAVHNKRIDGPFRRFKWLVMLVTLGIYYATPWIRWDRGPYAPDQAVLVDLANRRFYMFSIEIWPHEFYFVAGLLIMAGIGLFLVTSAVGRAWCGYACPQTVWTDLFQHVDRFVDGDRNARIRLDAAPWTWSKVVRRAFKWSIYLFIGFWTGGAWIMYFADAPTLVQDFWRGEAAPVAYITVAVLTLTTVTLGGFMREQVCIYMCPWPRIQTAMMDEKSLLVTYKDWRGEPRGSVKKAAKNPDRFGDCIDCTQCVQVCPTGIDIREGPQIGCITCGLCIDACDRVMNDIGRPRGLIDYATLEDCEREAAGGAVKSPWRTLLRPRTIAYSMIWAGIGGALVFALGTRSHTELTVAPDRNPPFMLMSDGSVRNSYTLKIRNMESRPREMEIAVEGLPGAVMWTDTINRGEAAATQRVTVPADLVRQVRAYLVVPAGTAPQQFEFRVTSLDKQRETDVVETRFDAPEDE; encoded by the coding sequence ATGAACAACCCTGAGGACACCAGCCCCCCGGGAGAACGCGACTGGTCGGTAGTCGTCGAGGACGGCATCGCCAAGAGCAACGAGCCGGTTTCGAGTGCGGTTGCCGATCCCGCGGCGACCATGCGGCGGCACGAGCCACACGAACCTGCGCGCGAGCACCTGCCCGAGCGGCTCTACGAGCCGCGTAAAGCAGTGCATAACAAGCGGATCGATGGGCCTTTCCGCCGGTTCAAATGGCTGGTGATGCTGGTCACTCTGGGGATCTACTACGCCACGCCGTGGATCCGTTGGGACCGCGGCCCTTACGCGCCCGATCAGGCGGTGCTGGTGGATCTCGCCAATCGCCGCTTCTACATGTTCAGCATCGAGATCTGGCCGCACGAATTCTACTTCGTAGCCGGATTGCTGATCATGGCGGGGATAGGCCTGTTCCTGGTGACCAGCGCCGTGGGACGTGCATGGTGCGGCTATGCCTGCCCGCAGACGGTGTGGACCGACCTGTTCCAGCACGTCGACCGCTTTGTCGATGGGGATCGCAACGCGCGCATCCGCCTCGACGCGGCACCATGGACCTGGAGCAAGGTGGTTCGCCGCGCTTTCAAGTGGAGCATCTACCTGTTCATCGGTTTCTGGACCGGCGGCGCGTGGATCATGTATTTCGCCGATGCGCCCACGCTGGTCCAGGATTTCTGGCGCGGCGAAGCGGCACCGGTTGCCTACATAACGGTCGCGGTGTTGACGCTGACCACGGTCACGCTGGGCGGCTTCATGCGCGAACAGGTGTGCATCTACATGTGCCCCTGGCCACGCATCCAGACGGCAATGATGGATGAAAAATCGCTTCTGGTGACCTACAAGGACTGGCGCGGCGAGCCGCGCGGAAGTGTCAAGAAGGCGGCGAAGAACCCCGACCGGTTCGGCGATTGCATCGATTGTACCCAGTGCGTGCAGGTGTGCCCGACCGGGATCGATATCCGCGAAGGTCCGCAGATCGGGTGCATTACCTGCGGACTGTGCATCGATGCCTGCGACCGGGTAATGAACGATATCGGGCGCCCGCGGGGTCTGATCGACTATGCCACGCTCGAAGATTGCGAGCGCGAGGCAGCCGGAGGCGCCGTGAAATCGCCCTGGCGCACCTTGCTGCGGCCGCGAACGATCGCTTACTCGATGATCTGGGCGGGGATCGGCGGAGCACTGGTGTTCGCGCTGGGCACGCGCAGCCATACCGAACTGACCGTGGCCCCCGATCGCAACCCGCCCTTCATGCTGATGTCGGACGGATCGGTGCGCAATTCCTACACGCTCAAGATCCGCAATATGGAAAGCCGCCCGCGCGAGATGGAAATCGCAGTCGAGGGCCTCCCCGGTGCAGTCATGTGGACCGATACGATCAACCGCGGCGAGGCAGCGGCCACGCAGCGGGTGACGGTGCCCGCCGATCTCGTGCGGCAGGTGCGTGCCTATCTCGTCGTTCCCGCGGGGACCGCGCCGCAACAGTTTGAATTCCGCGTCACCTCGCTCGACAAGCAGCGCGAAACGGATGTGGTGGAAACGCGCTTCGATGCGCCGGAGGATGAATGA
- the ccoP gene encoding cytochrome-c oxidase, cbb3-type subunit III codes for MANKRIDQPTGTPTVGHEWDGIEELDTPLPRWWLWTFYLTIAFAVGYVIAYPAWPMIDRATEGVLGWSSRGELAKEMSAADQARTTVSEQLARIPVERLPDDSALMQQAIAGGAAAFRVNCVQCHGSGAAGSQELGYPNLNDDDWLWGGDLKAIEYTLAHGIRQDGDDETRRSVMPPFAGAFDTDQLDALTDHVLAFSGKAASNPVGAQLYADNCAACHGIRGEGDRAQGAPTLNDAIWLRGSSREAIKRQILNPRMGMMPKWEGRLDPVTLKMLAAYVHSLGGGEDFVEVAEDPEVAVDEQP; via the coding sequence ATGGCGAATAAGCGCATCGACCAGCCGACCGGCACGCCCACCGTCGGCCATGAATGGGATGGCATCGAGGAACTCGATACGCCCTTGCCGCGCTGGTGGCTGTGGACCTTCTACCTGACGATCGCTTTCGCGGTGGGCTATGTGATCGCTTATCCCGCCTGGCCGATGATCGACAGGGCGACCGAAGGTGTGCTCGGCTGGTCGAGCCGGGGCGAACTGGCGAAGGAAATGAGCGCTGCCGATCAGGCGCGCACCACCGTGAGCGAACAACTCGCGCGTATTCCGGTCGAACGCCTGCCCGATGATAGCGCGTTGATGCAGCAGGCAATTGCCGGCGGCGCAGCCGCGTTCCGCGTCAATTGCGTACAATGCCATGGTTCGGGCGCGGCGGGCAGCCAGGAACTAGGCTATCCCAATCTCAATGACGACGACTGGCTGTGGGGCGGCGATCTCAAGGCGATCGAATATACGCTTGCGCATGGCATCCGGCAGGATGGTGACGACGAGACGCGCAGGAGTGTCATGCCGCCCTTCGCTGGCGCGTTCGACACCGACCAGCTCGATGCGCTGACCGATCATGTCCTCGCGTTCAGCGGCAAGGCCGCGAGCAATCCGGTGGGCGCACAGCTCTATGCCGACAATTGCGCCGCCTGCCATGGTATCCGCGGGGAAGGGGACCGCGCGCAGGGCGCGCCCACTCTCAACGATGCGATCTGGCTGCGGGGCAGCAGCCGCGAGGCGATCAAGCGGCAGATCCTCAATCCGCGGATGGGCATGATGCCCAAATGGGAAGGCCGGCTCGATCCGGTGACGCTGAAGATGCTGGCGGCCTATGTACACTCGCTCGGGGGAGGTGAAGACTTCGTGGAAGTTGCCGAGGATCCCGAGGTAGCGGTCGATGAACAACCCTGA
- a CDS encoding cbb3-type cytochrome c oxidase subunit 3, which translates to MSIYETLRHFADSYALVLMLALFVGLCAWPFRPGAKKRNRDAANLIFEGKADGE; encoded by the coding sequence ATGAGCATTTACGAAACCCTGCGCCACTTCGCCGACAGCTATGCGCTGGTGTTGATGCTGGCGCTGTTCGTCGGGCTGTGCGCCTGGCCGTTCCGGCCCGGTGCGAAGAAACGCAACCGTGACGCTGCAAACCTGATCTTCGAAGGGAAAGCCGATGGCGAATAA
- the ccoO gene encoding cytochrome-c oxidase, cbb3-type subunit II codes for MTDPVVEETVKGHKRLERNITLLAIGTFVTVAIGGLVQITPLFYLDNTIEEVEGVRPYTPLEQAGRDIYIREGCYVCHSQMVRPFRDEVERYGHYSLAAESMYDHPFQWGSKRTGPDLARVGGRYSDEWHVQHLENPQSVVPESVMPQYGFLKETKLDLGDPEATMIALMRVGVPYTEEDLANAEADLLAQADPDRDPGDLATRYPKAQIRDFDGDPDRITEMDALIAYLQMLGTLVDFDSAAPLEELAEEKGR; via the coding sequence ATGACCGATCCCGTCGTCGAAGAAACCGTCAAGGGCCACAAACGGCTCGAGCGCAACATCACCCTGCTGGCCATCGGCACTTTCGTGACCGTCGCCATCGGCGGTCTGGTGCAGATTACGCCATTGTTCTATCTCGACAATACGATCGAGGAGGTCGAGGGTGTGCGTCCTTACACCCCGCTCGAACAGGCCGGACGCGACATCTACATCCGCGAAGGCTGCTACGTGTGCCACAGCCAGATGGTCCGTCCGTTCCGCGACGAGGTGGAACGCTACGGCCACTACAGCCTGGCTGCCGAAAGCATGTACGACCATCCGTTCCAATGGGGCTCGAAGCGCACCGGGCCTGATCTCGCGCGCGTAGGCGGCCGCTATTCGGACGAATGGCACGTACAGCACCTCGAGAACCCGCAGAGCGTGGTGCCCGAAAGCGTCATGCCGCAATACGGCTTCCTCAAGGAAACCAAGCTCGACCTCGGCGATCCGGAAGCGACCATGATCGCCCTGATGCGGGTGGGCGTACCCTATACCGAGGAAGACCTCGCGAATGCCGAAGCCGATCTGCTCGCGCAGGCGGACCCCGATCGCGACCCGGGCGATCTCGCCACCCGCTATCCCAAGGCGCAGATCCGCGATTTCGACGGCGATCCCGACAGGATAACCGAGATGGACGCGCTCATCGCCTATCTCCAGATGCTCGGCACGCTCGTCGATTTCGACAGTGCCGCGCCGCTCGAAGAACTGGCCGAGGAGAAGGGCCGATGA